GCACTTTGTCGCAAATACGTGACCACCTGGCGTCGCGGGTTAACCCGCACGTTTCTCTCTCGTTACTTATTCACCCGAATGTCACACAAGCCACCAACGGGTTCTCTACCTTCCGCCGCCGATGACGCCCTTCACCGCTCTCGGTCGACTCCGTTTCCGTGCCGGCTCCGCTGGCGCGTCCTCCAAGCTGCTTCCGCTGGCCAGCGCGCTGGCCATTTCCACACTGGCAAGCAGCAGCTTCGCTCAAAGCTCCGATCTCCAGCCTGAATCCGAGAAGGCGGCTCTCGAGCCACGACCCGTCGAGGGCGTGGAGTTCAAGCCGGGCAAGGGGCTGTCGGCAAGCAGCACGGACGGCGACTTCTCCATTCACATCGGGATCCGCAACCAGTTCCGAGCAACGATCGAGAAGGAGCATCCAGAACAAGGCGACGCCCCGGACGCCACCCTCGGCTTCCAAATCCGGCGTTCGCGCGTTTCGATCAAGGGCAACGTCTTCGACAAGAAGACCAAGTACGAGCTGCAGCTGGGTCTGGCCTCCAAGGACGTGAGCGCTGGCGCCGCAGGCCCGACGACCTCGCCGTTGCTCGACGCGGTCGTGAAGTTCGAACAGCTCAGGGACCTGAGCCTGCGGGTTGGGCAATACAAGGCGCCCTACCTGCGCGAACAGATCATGAGCGACGGGAAGCTGGAGCTGGTCGATCGTAGCCTCCTCAACTCCCGCTTCACCGTGGATCGAGATATCGGACTGGATTTCTACTCCAATGAGCTCTTCGGTCTCGAACAGCTCCACTACAACCTCGGCGTCTTCACGGGTGAAGGCCGCAACAGCTTCCAACAACAGAGCTTTGGGCTGATGTACCTGGCTCGTGTCGAGGTCCTACCCCTGGGCGACTTTGATGGCCTCAGCGAAGGCGACTTCGAGCGCAGCGCGCCGAAGGTAAGCATCGGCGCAGCCTACGGCTATCACAGCCGGGCTCAGTTCAGCGGAGGCACCCGAGGTGGCGCGTTCGCGGACGGTGGCACGGCGAGCTACAAGCTCGCAACAGGAGACCTGATGTTCAAGGCCATGGGGTTGACCCTGATCGGCGCGGTGGCGTGGCGCGACGGCACTCGGGCGCAGGGAACCGCCCAAGACGCCACCGGCAACCCGATTGCTGAAGAACCAGCCAGCAACGGCTGGGGGTTCTTTGCTCAAGCAGGCTACTTGATCCCCACGACGGGCTTAGACGTCGCTGCTCGCTACTCTCAGGTGCGCGGAACTGGCGGGGATGACGCCACCCTGGCAGACGAGAACGAGGCAGGCTTCGGCGTCGGCTACTTCTTCGCCCAGCACCTGCTCAAGCTGCAGGCCGACGCCTTCCGTATCTGGGAGAAATCAGCTGGTTTCTCCCACGGAACCGACGAGGTCCGACTGCAACTGCAAGTCTCGCTCTGAGGCGCCGTTTTTTCGCATTTGCCCGAGAGCGAAGCACCGCTCTCGGGCACTCACGCATGCGCCAGCCGCGACACCCGTTTGTCACACAAGCGTCTTACTCGAACCGACCCTGACACATCAGCGTCACACAATCGTTGCCCGACTGTCCCATCGAGCATGGCCTCCGGTTGCTAAGTACCCCGGCGAAATGAAAGCCAAAGCTCCCCGGTTTGCGCGACGACTGCTTTTGCCCGTCGTCGTTACCTTCGTCGCATTCTTGCTCGCAGCCTGCAAGGGATCCGGGGAGGGGAGCGGCGGGGAGAAGGCCAACGCCACGACGGGTGACGTCAGCTTGAATGGCGCCGGCGCGACGTTTCCGTACCCCCTCTATTCCAAGTGGATGAGCGAGTACAACAAGCAGAACCCGAACGTGAAGATCAACTACCAGAGCATCGGTTCTGGCGGTGGCATTCGCCAGATCCTCGCGGGAACGGTGGACTTCGGCGCCAGCGACGCGCCGATGAGCGACGATGAGATGAAGAAGGCGCCTCACGCCCTCCATCACATCCCCGCGACCCTCGGTGGCGTCGCGATCGCGTACAACTTGGAGGGAGTGAAGGACCTCAAGCTCTCCTCGGAGGCGCTCGCCGGGATCTACCTCGGCACGATCACCAAGTGGAACGACGCGAAGATCGCGGAAACGAACGACGGCGTCACGCTCCCGGACCAGGACATCACTGTCGCGTATCGAAGTGACGGCAGCGGCACGACTGCCGTATTCAGCGACTACCTCGCGAAGGTGTCCAGTGAATGGAAAGACAAGGTCGGCGTTGGCAAG
This Polyangiaceae bacterium DNA region includes the following protein-coding sequences:
- the pstS gene encoding phosphate ABC transporter substrate-binding protein PstS → MKAKAPRFARRLLLPVVVTFVAFLLAACKGSGEGSGGEKANATTGDVSLNGAGATFPYPLYSKWMSEYNKQNPNVKINYQSIGSGGGIRQILAGTVDFGASDAPMSDDEMKKAPHALHHIPATLGGVAIAYNLEGVKDLKLSSEALAGIYLGTITKWNDAKIAETNDGVTLPDQDITVAYRSDGSGTTAVFSDYLAKVSSEWKDKVGVGKSLKWPRGLGAKGNEGVTGQVKTTKGAIGYVELAYAITSKLEVAALKNKSGEFLKPSIDAITAAAAGEALPDSLTTSITDSPGKGAYPISSYSYLLAYEDTKDTTKGEALAKFMWWAIHDGQKLAADLHYAPLPDAVVKQVEARLKQLKSGEKKLLP